Proteins from a single region of Thermodesulfobacteriota bacterium:
- a CDS encoding desulfoferrodoxin family protein, producing MSCYPSGIVYTEAAQGKWEGKAGSHAPKVSVEEGKLTIKTEHPMTEPHFIVRHTLVTEAGEVIGEKTFTAGDEEAASVFELPSGVEGKLFATSFCNLHDLWLTEVSI from the coding sequence ATGAGTTGTTATCCGTCGGGCATAGTCTATACCGAGGCTGCACAGGGCAAGTGGGAGGGCAAGGCCGGGAGCCACGCCCCGAAGGTGAGTGTCGAGGAAGGCAAGCTTACCATAAAGACCGAGCACCCGATGACCGAGCCGCACTTCATCGTCAGGCATACGCTCGTGACCGAGGCGGGAGAGGTCATAGGCGAGAAGACCTTTACCGCCGGAGACGAGGAGGCCGCGTCCGTATTCGAGCTTCCCTCGGGGGTAGAGGGGAAACTATTCGCCACGAGTTTCTGCAACCTGCACGACCTCTGGCTTACCGAAGTGAGCATCTGA